From Thermoanaerobaculia bacterium, the proteins below share one genomic window:
- a CDS encoding M23 family metallopeptidase has translation MVILSLLLALIFPLDPPVTITSSFGEYRTTHLHGGIDFSTGGKTGLPVHACHEGKVASVRITWRGYGKVLYLDHGDGNTSVYAHLDRFSPAIESRLTEAYRDRGPFPDWVDLKPPVHLKEGDLLGYSGESGEGLPHLHFEVRRSNQPLDPLRLLSYSRGRSPRFESITLIPGGPDTTVNDGVQPTTLTLPIRKPIHVRGPVRVSLTACVESGPSRWGLQDLSARLDGTEIMSMDLSSFSYEWSNFTGFIFQRSRTGFSPTRYTYWITPPENSPVPSMKGSPYLDLTPGNHQLEIVSGKATTTLTLVGSEKPSRAIPLPKNHFEALLDHYIVSSGASAYPERQTVIQDSPLTLGARVDSKTSIHLSPLDVMHREPSPLPLILRLSDTIPPSPSPFLSPVMEILPSDLPLTHPLRVGFQAGSDVDKSRAGLYQWKGRWRPLAGTWKDNRYEADTWIPGKIAAIVDDSPPDISRIMVSGSELTVKVNDALSGLSWNSVKARSGSTTEVLIYDPDHNIARGNLPGRPFEVTATDNAGNTTRRSHK, from the coding sequence GTGGTTATCCTATCGCTCCTGCTCGCGCTGATCTTTCCACTGGACCCGCCTGTCACGATCACCTCTTCCTTTGGAGAATATCGGACCACTCATCTGCATGGAGGTATTGATTTCTCAACCGGGGGAAAAACCGGACTCCCGGTACACGCCTGTCACGAAGGAAAGGTCGCGAGCGTCCGCATTACCTGGCGTGGCTACGGAAAGGTGCTCTACCTTGACCATGGCGACGGAAACACTTCGGTCTATGCACACCTGGACCGTTTCTCCCCTGCCATTGAGTCCCGCCTGACTGAAGCATACAGGGACCGGGGTCCCTTCCCCGACTGGGTGGATCTGAAACCACCCGTACATCTGAAAGAAGGGGATCTTTTAGGATACAGCGGAGAAAGCGGCGAAGGCCTTCCTCACCTCCATTTTGAAGTTCGCCGATCCAACCAGCCCCTGGACCCTCTGCGTCTCCTGTCCTATTCCCGGGGAAGAAGTCCCCGGTTTGAATCCATAACCCTGATTCCCGGCGGACCGGATACAACGGTAAATGACGGGGTGCAGCCGACAACCCTGACCCTTCCCATCCGAAAGCCCATTCATGTCCGGGGTCCGGTCAGGGTTTCACTGACCGCCTGCGTTGAATCGGGGCCTTCCCGCTGGGGGCTTCAGGACCTTTCGGCTCGACTCGATGGAACGGAAATCATGTCCATGGATCTATCTTCCTTTTCCTATGAGTGGTCGAACTTTACGGGGTTTATCTTTCAACGGTCACGCACCGGCTTCTCGCCTACCCGATACACGTACTGGATTACCCCTCCGGAAAACAGTCCCGTTCCTTCCATGAAAGGCTCTCCCTACCTGGATCTTACCCCGGGAAATCACCAGCTCGAAATTGTATCGGGGAAAGCAACGACCACCCTGACCCTGGTCGGATCCGAAAAACCGTCCAGAGCCATACCCCTTCCCAAAAACCATTTTGAAGCCCTTCTGGACCACTATATCGTCTCAAGCGGGGCATCCGCTTACCCTGAACGGCAAACGGTGATTCAAGACAGTCCACTTACTCTCGGAGCCCGGGTCGATTCAAAGACCTCCATTCACCTGAGTCCCCTCGACGTCATGCATCGCGAACCCTCTCCGCTTCCCCTGATTCTTCGACTGTCCGACACCATTCCTCCCTCTCCATCTCCCTTTCTCTCTCCCGTCATGGAAATTCTTCCCTCCGACCTTCCCCTGACCCATCCTCTACGGGTGGGCTTTCAGGCAGGATCCGATGTTGATAAAAGCCGCGCCGGACTGTACCAGTGGAAAGGCCGGTGGCGCCCCCTGGCGGGGACCTGGAAGGACAATCGATACGAAGCCGATACCTGGATTCCCGGAAAAATCGCAGCGATTGTGGATGACTCTCCTCCCGACATTTCCCGCATCATGGTCTCCGGTTCAGAATTGACCGTCAAGGTCAATGATGCACTCAGCGGACTTTCATGGAACAGCGTGAAGGCGCGCTCGGGGAGCACCACCGAAGTTCTGATCTACGATCCGGACCATAACATTGCCCGGGGAAACCTTCCCGGAAGGCCCTTTGAGGTTACCGCAACAGA
- a CDS encoding DedA family protein, with product MEHLLQFVGDFPPVFLLTVLLLFAMLEYIFPPAPGDTAMLLASTLAGASVLPPVTTFILMVLGSCLGGMIAYYLGSRVGRPILNSILFKYLGASHSERAERVFRSHAGIVLCGNRFLPGVRGIMLPLAGILSHPAKHTFTSMALSNLAWCSLIFGLGYLFGGNLEVTERIFRSYTAVLAVGFTVIILSRLWLSYRSCSR from the coding sequence ATGGAACATTTACTCCAATTCGTCGGCGACTTCCCACCCGTCTTCCTCCTGACGGTCCTGCTCCTCTTCGCCATGCTGGAGTATATTTTCCCTCCGGCACCGGGAGACACGGCCATGCTTCTGGCCAGCACGCTGGCGGGAGCCAGTGTTCTGCCTCCGGTCACCACATTTATCCTGATGGTCCTTGGATCCTGCCTTGGTGGGATGATCGCCTACTATCTCGGAAGCCGGGTAGGTCGTCCGATCCTGAATTCGATCCTCTTTAAATATCTGGGAGCTTCCCACTCGGAGCGTGCGGAGCGGGTCTTTCGGTCCCATGCGGGAATTGTTCTCTGCGGAAATCGATTTCTTCCCGGGGTCCGGGGGATCATGCTTCCCCTGGCCGGTATCCTCTCCCATCCGGCAAAACATACCTTTACAAGCATGGCACTCTCCAACCTGGCCTGGTGTTCCCTCATCTTTGGCCTGGGATACCTTTTCGGCGGAAACCTTGAGGTTACCGAACGGATCTTCCGTTCCTACACCGCGGTACTCGCCGTAGGATTCACCGTTATTATCCTTTCCCGCCTGTGGTTATCCTATCGCTCCTGCTCGCGCTGA
- a CDS encoding S41 family peptidase has translation MKRPTPLIVPLFILVVATMMGAVLGPRVTQPKEASGAFGPYTGLLSAASEWYAEEVPLDRMVYHSIRSMLIHLDPHSYFLTPDEYHVMMQRQRGRFSGLGIMVSKRDGKIMVISPIEGTPAYRLGIRAGDIITQVEDTVTEGLTIDEVVDLLRGPEGSKVTITIRRDTVDEPLVFSVVREVIPETSVRYAHMLKDGIGYVRISEFNRTTAEELGDKLKVLADEGMVGLILDLRGNPGGVLEQSVEVADFFLKPNQMVVYTKGRTPQSYQEFKAPGKYTTYGIPLVVLVDAGSASASEIVAGALQDHDRALIAGTDTFGKGLVQSVYELHNKAALALTTAKYFTPSGRCIQRPYDDLFKYYRHDKADLNQLEHFSTDHKRTVYGGGGIHPDVILESQPLPPFQQKLLARGTYFNFSLDYVKDHSVPRDFRPDAPVLDLFRNYLVEQGIATGDEFDTALAKEENQTFTNFFLRREILSAGYGMEHGYRSVIMEDRQVSEALNHFDEAMKLWNIYSNSSATSHPSSS, from the coding sequence GTGAAGCGCCCCACCCCTCTGATTGTTCCCCTCTTCATCCTTGTCGTGGCCACCATGATGGGCGCGGTCCTGGGTCCGCGCGTGACTCAGCCCAAGGAGGCTTCGGGAGCGTTCGGTCCCTACACCGGCCTGCTCTCCGCCGCCAGCGAATGGTACGCGGAGGAAGTGCCTCTGGATCGTATGGTGTACCACTCCATTCGATCGATGCTGATTCATCTTGATCCCCATTCCTACTTTCTCACTCCCGATGAGTATCACGTCATGATGCAGAGACAGCGGGGCCGCTTTTCGGGTCTGGGCATTATGGTTTCCAAACGAGACGGAAAGATCATGGTCATCAGCCCCATTGAGGGGACACCGGCCTATCGGCTGGGAATCCGGGCCGGGGACATCATCACTCAGGTGGAAGATACCGTAACCGAAGGATTGACCATCGACGAGGTTGTAGACCTCCTGCGCGGCCCCGAAGGTTCGAAAGTCACCATTACGATCCGCCGCGACACGGTAGATGAACCTCTAGTCTTTTCCGTGGTCCGGGAAGTCATCCCGGAAACAAGCGTTCGATATGCCCACATGCTGAAGGATGGCATCGGGTACGTGCGAATCTCGGAATTCAACCGGACAACGGCCGAAGAACTGGGCGACAAACTGAAGGTGCTTGCAGACGAGGGCATGGTCGGTCTCATCCTGGATCTTCGAGGAAATCCGGGAGGAGTACTGGAACAATCGGTGGAAGTTGCCGATTTCTTCCTGAAGCCCAATCAGATGGTTGTGTACACAAAGGGAAGAACCCCGCAAAGTTATCAGGAGTTTAAAGCACCCGGAAAATATACGACCTACGGAATCCCCCTTGTCGTCCTTGTGGATGCGGGCTCGGCGTCCGCTTCTGAAATTGTTGCCGGAGCACTGCAGGATCATGACCGGGCCCTGATTGCCGGAACGGACACCTTTGGCAAGGGACTGGTTCAGTCGGTCTATGAGCTCCACAACAAAGCCGCCCTTGCGCTCACTACAGCCAAGTATTTCACTCCTTCCGGCCGATGCATTCAGCGACCCTATGATGATCTCTTTAAATACTACCGGCACGACAAAGCGGACCTGAATCAGCTTGAGCACTTTTCAACCGACCATAAGCGCACCGTTTACGGAGGAGGAGGAATTCATCCCGACGTCATTCTGGAATCCCAGCCCCTTCCTCCCTTTCAGCAGAAGCTGTTAGCCAGGGGAACCTACTTTAATTTTTCCCTGGATTATGTGAAGGATCATTCGGTCCCGCGGGACTTTCGGCCCGACGCACCGGTCCTGGATCTTTTCCGGAATTATCTGGTAGAGCAGGGGATTGCCACGGGGGATGAATTTGACACCGCTCTGGCAAAAGAAGAGAATCAGACCTTCACAAATTTCTTCCTGCGCAGGGAAATTCTCTCCGCAGGCTACGGCATGGAACATGGCTATCGCTCTGTGATCATGGAGGACCGCCAGGTATCCGAAGCACTCAACCATTTCGATGAAGCAATGAAACTATGGAACATTTACTCCAATTCGTCGGCGACTTCCCACCCGTCTTCCTCCTGA
- a CDS encoding dodecin family protein: MKVYKKITLVGVSEKSVEDAIQLALAQASRTVKGLSWFEVGEIRGAVKEGKVMEYQVTLEAGFRVLEEG; this comes from the coding sequence ATGAAAGTCTATAAGAAGATTACCCTTGTAGGAGTATCGGAAAAGAGTGTCGAAGATGCCATTCAGCTGGCACTGGCCCAGGCATCCAGAACCGTAAAGGGATTATCATGGTTTGAAGTCGGAGAAATCCGTGGTGCCGTAAAAGAAGGAAAGGTCATGGAGTATCAGGTCACACTGGAAGCCGGCTTCCGGGTCCTTGAGGAGGGTTGA
- the gap gene encoding type I glyceraldehyde-3-phosphate dehydrogenase yields MKIGINGFGRIGRGFLREVISRKETLDVVAINDITDAKTLAHLLKYDSVHGVFPHDVKAGDGTVIVDGKSIAVYAERDPSNIPWEKHGVEVVLESTGLFRKKADAMKHLRGSVRNVVISAPAKDEDITVVVGINDDKLDASIHKVISNASCTTNATAVTLKPVLDRWTFVEGYLLTVHAYTNDQRILDLPHSDPRRARAAALSMIPTSTGAAKAVALVMPEVKGKFNGMSLRVPTPNVSFVSLTVTLKESPSVDELREAFRTDAGSHLKGLLDYTEEPVVSIDMNGSRASATLDATLLDKVGDNTYAIFSWYDNETGYNNRLIDVIRKL; encoded by the coding sequence ATGAAAATCGGAATTAATGGTTTTGGAAGAATCGGTCGCGGTTTTCTTCGAGAGGTCATTTCAAGGAAAGAAACTCTGGATGTCGTTGCCATCAACGATATTACGGATGCAAAAACCCTTGCGCACCTCCTGAAATACGATTCCGTTCATGGAGTCTTTCCCCATGATGTAAAGGCGGGAGACGGAACCGTTATCGTGGATGGAAAGTCCATTGCCGTATACGCTGAACGTGATCCTTCGAACATCCCCTGGGAAAAACATGGTGTTGAGGTGGTCCTGGAGTCCACCGGTCTTTTCCGGAAGAAAGCGGATGCCATGAAGCACCTTCGCGGTAGCGTCAGGAATGTCGTCATCTCCGCACCGGCGAAAGATGAGGATATCACCGTTGTCGTCGGAATCAACGATGACAAGCTCGATGCCTCCATCCACAAAGTTATCTCCAATGCATCCTGCACCACCAACGCAACGGCGGTAACCCTGAAGCCTGTCCTGGACCGCTGGACCTTCGTGGAAGGCTATCTTCTCACCGTGCATGCCTACACCAACGACCAGCGCATCCTGGATCTGCCCCACAGTGATCCGCGCCGTGCCCGAGCCGCGGCCCTCTCCATGATTCCCACAAGCACGGGGGCGGCCAAGGCCGTAGCCCTCGTGATGCCCGAAGTCAAGGGAAAGTTTAACGGTATGTCCCTGAGGGTTCCTACTCCCAACGTCTCTTTCGTCAGCCTTACGGTAACGCTGAAGGAGTCCCCCTCGGTGGATGAGCTCAGGGAAGCCTTCCGCACTGACGCCGGAAGCCATCTCAAGGGCCTGCTGGACTACACGGAGGAACCGGTGGTGTCCATCGATATGAACGGCAGCAGAGCCTCCGCCACTCTCGATGCAACCCTGCTGGACAAGGTAGGTGACAATACCTACGCTATCTTCTCCTGGTACGACAATGAAACGGGGTATAACAACCGTCTGATCGATGTGATCCGTAAGCTATGA
- a CDS encoding phosphoglycerate kinase, with amino-acid sequence MNIRTLSDLDLKGQRVFVRADLNVPLDGKGEVMDETRIQAILPTLRHLADHQCPVILASHLGRPKGPDPSASLVGVAKRLAELIDGTVLFPGEVVGERVTSTAEELKAGEVLLLENLRFHPGEKGGDPEFARALRDLADIYVNDAFGTAHRKDTSTYDLAFLFEQRAAGLLIEKEVAALSRIVEDPERPFVAIVGGAKISGKLEILKSLIHKANLLLVGGGLANTFLAAKGYQIGKSLVEEDLLQEARNIMALAQQRQVMIRLPTDAITTDRIDSKNRYHIQVNVIPVNHLIADIGEQTVGKFQADIARAKTVFWNGPMGIFEKSGFAGGTRAIAKAVAACEGFTVVGGGESVAAVHQSNVADRINHISTGGGASLEFIAGNSLPALEALAL; translated from the coding sequence ATGAACATTCGAACCCTCAGCGATCTCGATCTGAAGGGCCAGAGGGTCTTTGTTCGGGCCGATCTGAATGTTCCGCTGGATGGAAAGGGAGAGGTCATGGATGAAACACGAATTCAGGCGATTCTTCCCACCCTCCGCCATCTCGCGGATCATCAGTGTCCTGTTATCCTGGCCTCCCATCTCGGGAGGCCCAAGGGGCCCGATCCATCTGCCTCACTGGTGGGGGTTGCGAAACGGCTGGCCGAACTGATTGACGGAACGGTCCTCTTTCCCGGCGAGGTGGTGGGTGAACGGGTCACGTCTACAGCCGAAGAATTAAAAGCCGGTGAGGTCCTCCTCCTGGAGAATCTCCGCTTCCATCCCGGGGAAAAGGGAGGCGACCCGGAATTTGCACGGGCACTTCGGGACCTGGCCGACATCTATGTGAATGATGCTTTCGGGACGGCCCATCGAAAAGATACATCCACCTATGATCTGGCCTTCTTATTTGAGCAGCGGGCGGCAGGTCTCCTCATTGAAAAGGAAGTAGCTGCCCTTTCCCGTATTGTTGAAGATCCGGAACGTCCCTTCGTAGCCATCGTGGGGGGAGCCAAGATCTCCGGGAAACTGGAAATACTGAAATCCCTGATCCACAAGGCGAATCTTCTGCTGGTCGGGGGCGGTCTGGCCAATACGTTTCTGGCGGCCAAGGGTTATCAGATTGGAAAATCTCTGGTGGAAGAAGATCTATTGCAGGAGGCACGCAATATCATGGCCCTCGCCCAGCAGCGTCAGGTCATGATTCGCCTCCCGACGGATGCGATCACCACCGACCGGATCGACTCAAAGAACCGGTACCACATTCAGGTCAATGTGATCCCGGTCAACCATCTGATTGCCGACATCGGGGAGCAGACGGTAGGGAAATTTCAGGCCGACATCGCCCGGGCCAAAACTGTTTTCTGGAATGGTCCCATGGGGATCTTTGAAAAGTCCGGGTTTGCGGGTGGAACCAGGGCCATCGCAAAGGCAGTGGCTGCATGCGAAGGATTTACCGTCGTGGGAGGAGGAGAGAGTGTTGCCGCCGTTCATCAGTCCAATGTTGCGGACAGGATCAACCATATTTCCACGGGTGGTGGTGCCTCCCTTGAATTTATCGCGGGGAACAGCCTTCCTGCCCTGGAGGCTCTTGCCCTATGA